A window from Myxocyprinus asiaticus isolate MX2 ecotype Aquarium Trade chromosome 37, UBuf_Myxa_2, whole genome shotgun sequence encodes these proteins:
- the timp4.1 gene encoding metalloproteinase inhibitor 2 — protein MKREKERKDRGILFLLLIQGQKRVCLFSITFLICSPNLNASMAVIVGLLFFLSVGLSKQAVDGCTCEPGHPQKLFCNSDIVMHAEITGEKIIPNDENIPGMGTIQYELKVIKVFKGFDRMNDIKYVNTHEMSSLCGTRLNHGQYLLSGEYIRPDGFVITLCNFVEHWDKLSSMLKYNLQYIYRMGCECKISNHSDWPIHSKTKDGCILTDWKQLWPPEDGEQAHEYACIKHKNGSCNWYKGMSNHKDTMDI, from the exons atgaagagagagaaagaaagaaaagacagagggATACTTTTTTTATTGCTGATTCAGGGCCAGAAAAGAGTTTGTTTGTTTAGTATAACATTTCTCATCTGCAGTCCGAATTTGAATGCAAGTATGGCTGTGATTGTAGGGTTGCTGTTCTTTCTGTCTGTAGGGCTGAGTAAGCAGGCGGTAGATGGCTGCACCTGTGAACCAGGACATCCACAAAAGCTGTTCTGCAATTCTGACATAG TCATGCATGCTGAGATAACTGGAGAGAAGATCATACCTAATGATGAAAATATACCTGGCATGGGAACAATCCAGTATGAATTAAAAGTTATCAAG GTGTTTAAGGGTTTTGACAGAATGAATGACATTAAATATGTCAACACACATGAAATGTCTTCGTTGTGCGGGACCAGACTGAACCACGGACAGTATCTGCTTTCAG GAGAATACATCAGGCCTGACGGGTTCGTCATTACACTGTGTAACTTTGTTGAGCATTGGGACAAACTCTCCtcaatgctaaaatataaccTTCAGTATATATATAGGATGGGCTGTGAATGCAAG ATTTCCAACCACTCTGACTGGCCCATTCACAGCAAAACTAAAGATGGGTGTATACTGACTGACTGGAAACAATTATGGCCACCTGAGGATGGAGAGCAGGCTCATGAATATGCCTGTAtcaaacacaaaaatggttccTGTAACTGGTATAAAGGAATGTCAAACCATAAAGACACAATGGACATATGA
- the LOC127427836 gene encoding metalloproteinase inhibitor 2-like gives MGVSLSAVTFGLLLFLSVGLNKQAAEGCTCKPEHPQQLFCRSEIVIQAEITEKQEITQNNIFPDWGLIRYKFKTIQVFKGFEKINGTKYVYTPKEIGICGVSLDYKQYLLSGHVMNGGLVVTLCDFVYHWDRLSLTQKYNLKARYQMGCKCKVSVCYEKPCCLRSQKECLWTDWELYVFIQNGEQAREFTCIMNNEETCSWYKGSSKVDTVKMCKS, from the exons ATGGGTGTCTCACTGTCTGCTGTGACTTTTGGGCTGTTGCTCTTTCTGTCTGTAGGGCTGAATAAACAGGCTGCAGAGGGCTGTACTTGTAAACCAGAACACCCTCAACAGCTGTTCTGCCGTTCTGAGATAG TAATTCAGGCTGAGATAACCGAAAAACAAGAAATAACACAGAACAATATTTTCCCAGACTGGGGATTAATTCGATACAAATTCAAAACTATCCAG GTGTTCAagggttttgaaaaaataaatggaactaaGTATGTCTACACGCCTAAAGAAATAGGAATATGTGGCGTCAGTCTGGACTATAAGCAATATTTGCTGTCAG GACATGTTATGAATGGAGGGCTTGTTGTAACACTGTGTGACTTCGTTTACCATTGGGACAGACTATCCTTAACTCAAAAATATAACCTCAAAGCCAGATATCAGATGGGCTGTAAATGCAAG GTCTCTGTCTGTTATGAAAAGCCCTGTTGCCTCAGGTCTCAAAAGGAGTGTCTCTGGACAGACTGGGAACTCTACGTCTTCATTCAGAATGGAGAACAGGCTCGTGAGTTCACTTGTATCATGAACAATGAAGAAACCTGTAGCTGGTATAAGGGAAGTTCAAAGGTTGACACTGTGAAAATGTGTAAGTCCTAG